The Thiosulfativibrio zosterae genome has a window encoding:
- a CDS encoding FecR family protein — protein MLSFRSLQLCKLSWLGWLKSYLNQKVAKSMVLVSGLLMISAQSLALEGSVNSSNMQVIGQVMLMTGKDAVLIRNNQALPLKMKADILEGDSLQTQQGTFVHLKMKDNARISLRPQSQLEIVCYQVQQQSKGCMKLTLKQGEVRVVDGDAAKLAPETFRLNTPVAAIGVKGTDFVVSSTLQESLVRVLEGAVVASPFGGDCTANGLGVCTTSLSSVLSALDPYALRVTPGVLPLKVPLDNLPDVVAQKSLKQLQALAGQDLEQSSQSSSAASPVTDVAVTDVATILADSPLLVEKFLTKSLQYFKESSSVSSVPVSVSQDIPLVFSYWTNDAKGLNVPIDSAREGRSVTVGDNQTVLWRNQGEYLPMPGVVNYGLKAAEGFLYTQGDAKVVGVLGGALKINFDSRLFQTRLDMLMPGGAFNSQSIESTMARDDGIFALKNQMGVTVNGAISNDGQAVGYILNQQSQDGLLKVQTLWQSNSVVP, from the coding sequence ATGTTAAGTTTTAGGTCTTTACAGCTTTGTAAACTTTCCTGGCTTGGATGGTTAAAATCTTATTTGAATCAAAAAGTTGCAAAATCCATGGTGTTGGTCAGTGGTTTGTTGATGATTTCCGCGCAATCATTGGCTCTGGAGGGTTCAGTAAATTCTTCAAATATGCAAGTCATTGGGCAAGTCATGTTAATGACGGGTAAAGATGCCGTTTTGATTCGTAATAACCAAGCTCTGCCTCTAAAAATGAAAGCAGATATTCTAGAAGGTGATTCGCTTCAAACTCAGCAAGGTACTTTTGTGCACTTAAAGATGAAAGATAATGCTCGAATTTCTTTGCGACCACAAAGCCAGCTTGAAATAGTCTGTTATCAAGTGCAACAACAGTCAAAAGGTTGTATGAAACTTACTTTAAAGCAAGGTGAAGTAAGGGTTGTGGATGGTGATGCAGCCAAATTGGCGCCAGAAACTTTTAGACTCAATACGCCAGTAGCCGCGATAGGTGTTAAAGGTACAGACTTTGTGGTTTCCTCAACACTGCAAGAAAGCTTGGTGCGTGTTTTAGAGGGTGCTGTTGTGGCTTCACCTTTCGGAGGTGATTGCACCGCAAATGGTTTGGGTGTATGCACTACCTCTTTGTCGTCTGTGTTGAGCGCACTTGATCCCTATGCCTTAAGAGTCACTCCTGGTGTCTTGCCGCTTAAGGTTCCTTTGGATAACTTGCCAGATGTGGTCGCTCAAAAGTCATTAAAGCAATTACAAGCTTTAGCTGGTCAGGATTTGGAGCAAAGTTCGCAGTCATCATCTGCAGCTTCACCTGTTACGGATGTTGCTGTTACAGATGTGGCGACCATTTTGGCAGACTCGCCCTTGTTGGTTGAAAAGTTTTTAACAAAATCCTTGCAGTATTTTAAAGAAAGCTCATCAGTGAGCTCTGTTCCTGTTTCGGTTTCGCAAGATATTCCATTGGTCTTTAGTTATTGGACAAATGATGCTAAAGGGTTAAATGTGCCAATAGACTCAGCAAGAGAAGGGCGTTCTGTTACGGTTGGTGATAACCAAACGGTATTGTGGCGTAATCAGGGTGAGTATTTGCCCATGCCTGGCGTTGTTAATTATGGTTTAAAGGCTGCTGAGGGCTTTTTGTATACACAGGGTGATGCAAAAGTTGTTGGTGTGTTAGGGGGTGCTTTAAAAATAAACTTTGACAGTAGGCTTTTTCAAACGCGCTTAGATATGCTGATGCCCGGCGGAGCTTTTAACAGTCAGTCAATAGAATCCACTATGGCTCGAGACGATGGTATTTTTGCATTAAAAAATCAGATGGGTGTCACTGTTAATGGTGCTATTTCTAATGATGGTCAGGCTGTAGGGTATATTTTAAATCAGCAGTCTCAAGATGGATTGCTTAAGGTGCAAACGCTTTGGCAGTCCAATTCTGTTGTGCCTTAA
- a CDS encoding Crp/Fnr family transcriptional regulator encodes MKLNNTHVTLSLLKQINLLAGLSDAALEAIIPKIKVLSLSKGEYLFHKGAESSELYFLLNGSLQVLDYTPEGQLIGLAVIRPGWHVGEMAVLDDEPRSASIMAEKDSELLYLSHKHALELFTHEPIVALRVMRGLVSIIRKDNNVRAIIAIPNAKVRVYRYLMSIATEVEGEMHINNLPKHSALASICNTSRETVSRALSELQKNQIASKLNTHDWVIDASALELFIENIVFD; translated from the coding sequence ATGAAACTTAATAATACACATGTTACGCTATCTTTGCTTAAGCAGATAAATTTGTTAGCGGGTTTGTCAGATGCCGCGCTTGAGGCAATAATTCCTAAGATTAAAGTGTTAAGCCTTTCTAAGGGGGAGTATCTTTTCCATAAGGGAGCGGAGTCTTCAGAGTTGTATTTTTTATTAAATGGTTCTCTGCAGGTTTTGGATTACACGCCAGAAGGTCAATTAATCGGTTTGGCCGTTATTCGGCCAGGTTGGCATGTTGGCGAAATGGCTGTTTTAGATGACGAGCCGCGTTCTGCATCCATTATGGCTGAAAAAGACTCTGAGTTGCTCTACCTTAGTCACAAGCATGCACTTGAATTGTTTACTCACGAACCGATTGTTGCTTTAAGGGTGATGAGGGGATTGGTTTCAATCATCAGAAAAGATAATAATGTCCGTGCCATTATTGCAATACCAAATGCAAAAGTTAGGGTTTATCGTTATTTAATGTCTATTGCCACAGAGGTAGAGGGCGAGATGCATATCAATAATTTGCCCAAGCATTCAGCTTTGGCATCTATCTGTAATACCAGTCGAGAAACTGTGAGTAGGGCCTTGTCAGAACTACAAAAAAATCAAATTGCTAGCAAGTTAAACACTCATGACTGGGTTATAGATGCAAGCGCGCTTGAATTGTTTATTGAAAATATTGTTTTTGACTAA
- a CDS encoding CHASE2 domain-containing protein produces MHFKLNNKTNIIILTLILLYCGSVYFLLKNDIFKQADRLILDKFTELKAINPAPQDIIIIDIDDQTLDTFGEWPWSRELFATFLEKIAAQNPKQIGLDIVFPNEKSALGDSQLSQIIQTNHICLATAFDYNTENKSKEIGQIKKLYPYSPIYIEANGVIGNFENLTQKSKCLGHISPIIDSDGKIRRIPTWVNFHSISTPNLALAMALSQKLIIPKSRFNKTTETIPFNREISSWIVVPAQAILYEQIPSHIFENKWILIGSSALGLGDRVSTPINPWLPGVIIHAELLANFLEPEKSEWNVSHYLPVALTITMGLIILFSFLSNNSISGITIALFSIAAWLYFSWLAWINGTNINPSLVPINLILLLAFLIPYQWFKANQQNSLITDLFKDYLAPNLVDKLISNPENSLTPQKRVITVLFADIEGFTAISQNNSPQLTADLAQKALMVMTDCAQKYDATIDKYIGDELMAFWNAPFEQPNHADLAIKTALEILQQIEVFNQNNPGFPTLKMRIGISTGEVIVGNLGTPFRSSYTAIGYTVNKAHELVDKSKLLNTQILICKNTYLQASKPLLNNIICHEQP; encoded by the coding sequence ATGCATTTTAAACTCAATAACAAAACAAACATTATTATTCTTACCCTCATCCTTCTCTATTGCGGGAGTGTTTACTTTTTATTGAAAAATGACATTTTTAAACAAGCCGATCGATTAATATTAGATAAATTTACAGAACTTAAAGCAATCAACCCAGCCCCTCAAGACATCATTATTATTGACATAGATGACCAAACCTTAGACACCTTTGGAGAATGGCCTTGGAGCAGAGAGTTGTTTGCAACCTTCTTAGAGAAGATCGCAGCTCAAAACCCAAAGCAAATAGGCTTGGACATCGTCTTTCCTAACGAAAAATCAGCTTTAGGCGATAGCCAATTAAGCCAAATCATACAAACCAATCATATTTGTTTGGCTACCGCGTTTGATTACAACACTGAGAATAAGAGCAAAGAAATAGGCCAAATCAAAAAACTTTATCCCTACTCGCCAATTTATATCGAAGCAAATGGTGTTATTGGTAATTTTGAAAACCTGACTCAAAAATCAAAATGCCTTGGACATATTAGCCCAATTATTGATAGCGACGGCAAGATTCGAAGAATACCTACCTGGGTTAACTTCCACTCAATATCGACCCCCAACCTTGCTCTGGCAATGGCATTAAGTCAAAAACTTATAATACCCAAAAGTCGCTTTAATAAGACAACCGAAACAATTCCTTTTAACAGAGAAATTTCTTCTTGGATTGTCGTTCCTGCGCAAGCCATTTTATATGAACAAATCCCTAGCCATATTTTTGAAAACAAATGGATACTCATTGGCTCTAGTGCCTTAGGTTTGGGCGATAGAGTCTCCACACCCATTAATCCGTGGTTACCGGGGGTTATTATTCACGCAGAACTTCTGGCAAATTTTTTGGAGCCCGAGAAATCCGAATGGAATGTTTCTCACTATCTACCGGTTGCCCTCACGATTACCATGGGTTTAATCATACTTTTTTCTTTTCTTTCAAACAACTCGATCTCGGGAATAACCATTGCTTTGTTTAGCATCGCTGCCTGGCTTTATTTTTCTTGGCTAGCTTGGATAAATGGCACAAATATAAACCCCTCGCTTGTTCCCATAAACTTGATTTTGCTTCTCGCATTTTTAATACCTTACCAATGGTTTAAAGCCAATCAACAAAATTCTTTGATAACTGACTTATTTAAGGATTATCTTGCCCCAAACCTTGTTGACAAGCTCATTTCTAACCCAGAAAACAGCCTTACACCTCAAAAAAGGGTTATTACCGTTTTATTCGCTGACATAGAGGGCTTTACAGCCATAAGCCAAAACAACTCACCCCAACTAACAGCCGATCTTGCCCAAAAAGCTTTAATGGTAATGACCGATTGCGCTCAGAAATACGATGCCACAATTGACAAATATATTGGAGATGAGCTTATGGCTTTTTGGAACGCTCCTTTTGAACAACCCAACCATGCAGACCTAGCAATTAAAACTGCGCTAGAAATTTTGCAACAGATAGAGGTCTTTAACCAAAACAATCCTGGATTCCCTACTTTAAAAATGCGAATAGGCATTAGCACTGGTGAAGTAATTGTGGGAAACCTTGGCACCCCTTTTAGAAGCTCCTACACCGCCATTGGCTATACAGTCAACAAAGCACACGAACTGGTTGATAAAAGCAAGCTATTGAATACGCAAATTTTAATTTGCAAAAATACTTATTTACAAGCCTCAAAACCATTACTAAACAACATTATTTGCCATGAGCAGCCCTAA
- a CDS encoding ABC transporter permease, whose amino-acid sequence MFLHDFIKKILSLKNSALILKQFTQREIRAKYQNTVLGTGWIFVMPLLLLAVFTFVFNGIFQMKWPHDESQGPLNFALFVFVGLIIHQTFAEVLSRSPTLFTSQTNLITKVVFPLWALPASIVLSAMYHLFLTMLLFAIILLFLSTPFLTWLVVPILILPFIIASLGLSLLITSLGVYLRDLGQIMGLLVTLLMFLTPIFYPLSAVKGSAGFWLSLNPMAVLIEALRSAILLNEWPPLSSHVYLWAFSLASLLVGTFVYLKLKRGFADVL is encoded by the coding sequence TTGTTCTTACATGATTTTATAAAAAAAATATTAAGCTTAAAAAACAGCGCTCTAATACTAAAACAATTCACACAACGAGAAATCAGAGCAAAGTACCAAAATACGGTTCTCGGTACGGGCTGGATATTTGTAATGCCTTTGCTTTTGCTTGCCGTTTTCACCTTTGTATTTAACGGCATATTCCAAATGAAATGGCCACATGATGAATCACAAGGCCCCCTCAATTTTGCACTATTTGTTTTTGTTGGTTTGATCATTCACCAAACGTTTGCAGAAGTTCTTTCGCGCTCACCCACACTGTTTACTTCACAAACAAATCTTATTACAAAAGTAGTGTTTCCCTTGTGGGCATTACCAGCAAGTATCGTTTTAAGCGCCATGTACCATTTATTTTTAACAATGCTACTCTTTGCCATCATACTATTATTTTTAAGCACACCTTTTCTAACCTGGCTTGTTGTTCCAATTTTAATATTACCTTTTATCATTGCTTCATTGGGCCTGTCATTACTAATAACAAGCCTAGGGGTTTACCTTAGAGATCTTGGCCAAATCATGGGACTACTTGTAACTTTATTGATGTTCTTAACTCCTATTTTTTATCCTTTATCTGCAGTTAAAGGCAGTGCTGGATTTTGGTTAAGCTTGAATCCCATGGCTGTTTTAATTGAAGCCTTACGCTCTGCCATTTTACTGAATGAATGGCCACCCTTATCGAGCCATGTTTATTTATGGGCTTTCTCCTTAGCGTCTCTTTTAGTGGGAACTTTTGTCTATTTAAAACTAAAACGAGGGTTTGCTGATGTCCTCTAA
- a CDS encoding ABC transporter ATP-binding protein, with amino-acid sequence MSSNNLNIAVEALSVSKDFKLYSNPGDRFLEFLFPSKSRHKTFSALDNINFTLQKGESIGIIGRNGAGKSTLLQLICGTLYPSKGTVKIKGRIAALLELGAGFNPEFTGRENIWMNAAILGMSHDEIKSKFDEIVAFSEIEYAIDNPVKTYSSGMFLRLAFSVAVHVSPDILVIDEALSVGDGAFAKKSFDKIMQLKAEGCTLLFCSHALYQIEALCQKAIWIKSGKIECIGETKDVTSAYQSWLDLESVKSEGNAPKHPLQVSPESTDSPRILNITLLKNGKETNKLEKDITVFNNNLDTLELVSKIKFSSKAPAPTLGFVIETPAGVQVCSFISHVDSITIPKTAEEIHLKIPNLPLLKGVYSIDAFLLCEKGIHVYEHLRRVAEFQVKQTHLEVGLVQLAHHWELHINNETLN; translated from the coding sequence ATGTCCTCTAACAATTTAAACATAGCTGTTGAGGCTTTATCAGTTTCGAAAGACTTTAAGCTTTACTCGAACCCTGGCGATAGGTTTTTAGAGTTTTTATTCCCATCTAAATCAAGGCACAAAACCTTTAGTGCATTAGACAATATCAATTTTACCCTTCAAAAAGGTGAGTCAATTGGCATTATAGGACGAAATGGTGCTGGAAAATCAACCCTTCTGCAGCTGATTTGTGGCACACTTTACCCGTCTAAAGGTACCGTTAAAATTAAAGGACGCATCGCGGCTTTATTGGAACTTGGCGCTGGCTTTAATCCGGAGTTTACTGGCAGAGAAAACATTTGGATGAATGCTGCAATCCTTGGAATGTCTCACGATGAAATAAAGTCAAAGTTTGATGAAATTGTTGCGTTTTCTGAAATTGAATATGCTATTGACAACCCTGTCAAAACCTATTCCAGCGGCATGTTTTTACGCCTAGCTTTCTCGGTTGCAGTCCATGTATCTCCTGATATTTTGGTCATTGATGAAGCGCTTAGTGTAGGGGATGGCGCTTTTGCAAAAAAATCTTTTGATAAGATCATGCAATTGAAAGCTGAGGGTTGTACGCTTTTATTTTGTTCACATGCGCTTTACCAAATTGAAGCTCTATGCCAAAAAGCAATTTGGATAAAGTCAGGTAAAATAGAATGCATAGGTGAAACCAAAGACGTTACATCTGCATATCAATCTTGGCTAGATTTGGAGTCTGTAAAATCCGAGGGAAATGCTCCAAAACATCCTTTACAGGTTTCTCCTGAATCCACTGATTCTCCAAGAATATTGAATATCACTTTACTCAAAAATGGCAAAGAAACCAATAAATTAGAAAAGGATATCACTGTATTCAACAATAACCTTGATACGCTTGAGCTTGTTTCTAAAATTAAATTTTCTTCTAAGGCGCCAGCACCGACTCTAGGATTTGTTATAGAAACGCCTGCGGGCGTGCAAGTCTGTAGTTTTATCTCTCATGTAGACTCAATTACCATTCCTAAAACAGCTGAAGAAATTCATTTGAAAATTCCTAACTTACCGCTTTTAAAAGGAGTTTATAGCATCGATGCCTTCCTGCTTTGCGAAAAAGGCATTCATGTTTACGAACATCTTCGCAGGGTTGCTGAATTCCAAGTAAAACAGACACACCTAGAAGTTGGCTTAGTTCAACTTGCTCATCATTGGGAACTTCACATCAATAATGAGACACTGAATTGA